The proteins below come from a single Acaryochloris sp. CCMEE 5410 genomic window:
- a CDS encoding DUF2059 domain-containing protein: MVQSWGVRIGLFGLSMTILGTPMGIPFEVKAEDQTTSIQEENATTEPAAPATETPQDSSSPKLDKQPPVDSEEKAEDPKTVTPTVDTHKSGAKDTPKETALPEETAPPPSPKKLALIQRLLLITEQKKNAEQRLEVMLANMEETLPKVLANMIRDRTQLQGDELVKRVTTTAQRMVKRYRELLPSRVNIGEITEEISTNLYAKYYTEKELKDLIKFYQTPTGRKAIATLPQLTKEALAQSNDILLPEITQLLQEIMQEEFGPESPQSSPEDEKVAPKP, translated from the coding sequence TTGGTTCAATCTTGGGGTGTAAGAATTGGGTTATTTGGACTATCGATGACGATACTGGGCACGCCAATGGGTATCCCCTTTGAGGTAAAAGCGGAAGACCAGACCACATCGATTCAGGAAGAGAATGCAACAACCGAGCCAGCTGCCCCAGCAACGGAGACACCACAAGATTCTTCATCCCCCAAACTAGATAAGCAACCCCCAGTTGATTCTGAAGAGAAAGCGGAAGATCCTAAAACGGTCACACCGACTGTAGATACCCACAAAAGTGGTGCAAAGGACACACCCAAGGAAACAGCCCTACCTGAAGAAACTGCACCCCCTCCTTCTCCTAAGAAATTAGCTTTGATTCAGCGGCTGTTGCTGATTACGGAGCAGAAAAAAAATGCTGAACAGCGCCTAGAGGTCATGTTGGCCAATATGGAGGAAACCTTGCCGAAGGTGTTGGCCAATATGATCCGCGATCGCACTCAGTTACAAGGGGATGAACTGGTAAAACGCGTCACAACCACAGCCCAACGAATGGTAAAACGGTATCGCGAGTTATTGCCCAGCCGGGTCAATATTGGTGAAATAACGGAGGAAATTAGCACCAATCTGTATGCCAAGTACTACACCGAGAAGGAGCTAAAAGACTTAATCAAGTTCTACCAAACGCCAACAGGACGAAAAGCGATCGCAACTTTGCCTCAACTAACAAAAGAAGCGTTGGCTCAATCGAACGATATTTTGCTACCCGAAATCACTCAGCTTTTACAAGAAATCATGCAAGAAGAATTTGGGCCTGAATCGCCCCAATCAAGCCCAGAAGATGAAAAGGTCGCACCCAAACCGTGA
- a CDS encoding DUF4033 domain-containing protein, producing the protein MKTVYKDNWFDRAFIWLFSEKMAQVAGQKSELAGYEGLVDLSVQIMRGRNAKQQQEALATVLRSLIPSFVLLGIRTLFNPTQRILEWNAWFASRMFTWLVGPCDLTEVEVVGENGQLRTQRSGLHIQKCRYLEESGCVGMCVNMCKLPTQDFFAKEFGFPLTLTPNFEDMSCEMVFGHSAPPIEEEAVYNQPCLVGECQIAQPKALACPQMRSN; encoded by the coding sequence GTGAAGACAGTCTACAAAGACAATTGGTTTGATCGGGCTTTTATTTGGTTGTTCTCAGAAAAGATGGCCCAGGTCGCGGGTCAAAAAAGTGAGCTAGCGGGTTACGAAGGGCTGGTCGATCTGTCTGTGCAAATTATGCGAGGTCGAAATGCCAAGCAGCAGCAGGAAGCTTTAGCTACGGTGTTGCGATCGCTCATCCCCAGCTTTGTCTTACTCGGAATTCGCACCCTATTCAATCCCACTCAACGCATCCTGGAATGGAATGCCTGGTTTGCCAGCCGGATGTTTACTTGGCTGGTAGGTCCCTGTGATCTGACGGAGGTAGAGGTCGTCGGTGAGAATGGACAGCTCCGCACGCAACGAAGCGGTCTTCATATTCAAAAATGTCGCTATCTAGAAGAAAGTGGCTGCGTGGGTATGTGTGTGAATATGTGTAAGTTACCCACCCAAGACTTTTTTGCCAAGGAGTTTGGCTTTCCCCTCACCCTCACCCCGAACTTTGAGGATATGAGTTGCGAGATGGTGTTTGGTCATTCTGCACCCCCTATCGAGGAAGAAGCGGTTTACAATCAGCCCTGTCTAGTAGGTGAATGCCAGATTGCTCAACCCAAGGCCCTGGCTTGCCCGCAGATGCGAAGCAACTGA
- a CDS encoding Txe/YoeB family addiction module toxin, whose translation MGKKKAKFIPSEVKWEIILDPNFREDLQYWIQQDRKLALRLMVVVESIATDPFTGIGKPEALKHLGSNLWSRRLNQEHRIVNLVRDGKVYLLAEKYHY comes from the coding sequence TTGGGGAAGAAGAAGGCTAAGTTTATCCCTTCTGAGGTCAAGTGGGAAATCATCCTTGATCCAAATTTTAGAGAAGATTTGCAGTATTGGATTCAACAGGATCGGAAGCTGGCGCTAAGGTTAATGGTTGTGGTTGAATCCATTGCCACAGATCCATTTACGGGCATTGGCAAGCCCGAAGCGCTTAAGCATCTGGGTTCTAATTTGTGGTCCCGACGCCTGAATCAAGAACACCGCATTGTTAATCTTGTTCGGGATGGGAAAGTATATTTGCTAGCAGAAAAATATCACTATTAG
- a CDS encoding class I SAM-dependent methyltransferase, translating into MPKIPSQTSTAWHSPQWYQRFFAWAMATAAQGYETKMADRKRQLFAHLHGEILELGPGAGPNLPYFKPEIHWLGLEPNPYMHPYLQQQADALGLNIEVQTTTLADIAIPDNSKDVVLCTLVLCSVPDLESTVQNILRVLKPGGQFLFIEHVMAPAGSFLRRVQTGLCPLWQVIGDGCRLDRETGKVIESAGFAKVDYQTFEAPVPIAVVKPHIIGAATKAS; encoded by the coding sequence ATGCCTAAGATTCCATCCCAAACTAGTACTGCCTGGCACAGCCCACAGTGGTATCAACGTTTTTTTGCCTGGGCGATGGCTACGGCTGCTCAGGGGTATGAAACCAAAATGGCTGATCGCAAACGCCAGCTGTTTGCACACCTACACGGAGAAATCTTAGAACTGGGACCTGGTGCAGGGCCAAACCTCCCGTACTTCAAACCTGAAATCCATTGGTTAGGTCTAGAGCCCAATCCCTATATGCACCCTTACCTCCAGCAGCAAGCGGATGCGTTAGGGCTAAATATTGAAGTACAGACAACGACCCTCGCTGACATTGCTATTCCCGATAACAGCAAGGATGTCGTCTTATGTACCCTCGTCCTCTGTTCGGTCCCAGATTTAGAATCCACGGTACAAAATATTCTGCGGGTGCTGAAGCCTGGGGGACAGTTTTTATTTATAGAGCATGTCATGGCTCCTGCGGGTAGTTTTCTGCGCCGCGTCCAAACGGGACTTTGTCCCCTCTGGCAAGTCATCGGAGATGGCTGTCGCCTAGATCGAGAGACCGGTAAGGTGATTGAATCTGCTGGATTTGCCAAGGTTGACTATCAAACCTTTGAAGCACCTGTCCCAATTGCGGTCGTCAAGCCCCACATTATTGGGGCTGCGACCAAAGCCTCTTAA
- a CDS encoding WD40 repeat domain-containing protein yields the protein MLSKAYFKLDSCPFSTTVTPDGRYFICGGLDRTIQLWNIAQGTLEASWAIANLHHFPDCNRIQALTVTEDCRCLIVGGALLQAWNLESRTKIRSYNVGSHWPLAMGSNVLSNTLLTGSGETITAWNLSNKQRRFRFKSCHGTLNFAFTTDGQKFIASDYECDKDVDVLGIYATETGQQINASEVKQTFRPYHLDFNDMDTLIGIGGKGGIQVWDLNSLDTVVCINSSSHPRLRQHLEVIRDVKFLPGGAILMTVGNDGSISFWDVSDGSYLNGLNCKDPIYKIYPIQKFTQVALYSYQRASVELYQLGAEFTQG from the coding sequence ATGCTATCGAAGGCTTACTTTAAACTTGACTCTTGCCCGTTTTCTACTACCGTCACCCCTGATGGTCGTTACTTTATTTGTGGTGGTCTCGACCGGACAATTCAACTGTGGAACATCGCTCAGGGAACTCTAGAGGCGTCTTGGGCAATCGCCAACTTACATCACTTTCCTGATTGCAATCGAATTCAAGCATTGACCGTAACTGAAGATTGTCGTTGCTTAATCGTTGGAGGGGCTTTGTTACAGGCGTGGAATCTGGAAAGTCGCACGAAAATCCGCTCTTACAATGTGGGCAGCCATTGGCCATTGGCAATGGGGAGTAATGTGTTGAGTAACACTCTATTGACTGGTTCTGGAGAAACTATTACTGCCTGGAATTTATCTAATAAACAGAGAAGATTTCGGTTTAAATCCTGCCATGGCACCCTAAATTTTGCCTTTACAACTGATGGGCAGAAATTTATTGCTTCAGATTATGAGTGTGATAAGGATGTTGATGTCCTTGGTATTTATGCAACAGAGACTGGACAACAGATAAATGCATCAGAAGTGAAGCAAACATTTCGCCCCTATCACTTAGATTTTAATGACATGGATACTTTGATTGGAATAGGTGGTAAAGGGGGAATCCAAGTTTGGGACCTTAACTCGTTGGATACAGTAGTTTGTATTAACAGCTCTAGTCATCCTAGATTGCGCCAACATTTAGAAGTAATTCGAGATGTTAAATTCTTGCCTGGTGGCGCAATCTTGATGACAGTAGGAAATGATGGCAGTATTTCTTTCTGGGATGTCAGTGATGGGAGTTATCTAAACGGATTGAACTGTAAGGATCCTATCTACAAAATCTACCCTATTCAAAAGTTCACCCAAGTGGCACTTTATAGCTACCAACGAGCATCCGTAGAACTATATCAACTGGGAGCAGAGTTTACTCAAGGCTGA
- a CDS encoding type II toxin-antitoxin system Phd/YefM family antitoxin, which yields MALIAADELSSMMETVHLLRSPANATRLFDAIARAEAGEGQHTTLNELTQELGFGEEEG from the coding sequence GTGGCTTTAATTGCGGCAGATGAGCTGAGCAGCATGATGGAAACGGTTCACCTACTGAGATCGCCCGCCAATGCCACCCGTCTCTTTGATGCGATCGCACGAGCTGAAGCAGGAGAAGGACAGCACACGACTCTAAATGAACTCACCCAGGAGCTGGGTTTTGGGGAAGAAGAAGGCTAA
- a CDS encoding class I SAM-dependent methyltransferase: MSPSNYYDNIASIYDQTRWMSESVAEEVADYILELVNANPDTSFLEPGVGTGLNVLPLVKRGYSVTGIDISQEMLDQFRHKLKGNPENLTLIQADASQLPLPDNSFDVVLTVHMVHTVSHWQKFLGEVERVLKPGGFYLNAQWITPPARMEFEHYFKAFLAKGTHTPSSTPSQEINVEDYFGKKGYRANYAVAKKWLVSNTVEELLGFLHARAYGLCWRSSDEDFEQALNEFETFCLGHYGSLKTEISSEAQFEIWAYQLS; this comes from the coding sequence ATGAGCCCATCCAACTATTACGACAACATCGCTTCAATCTATGACCAAACGCGCTGGATGTCGGAGTCAGTGGCAGAAGAGGTCGCAGATTACATTTTGGAGTTGGTTAATGCCAATCCAGACACCTCTTTTTTAGAGCCTGGTGTGGGGACTGGCTTGAATGTCCTTCCCTTGGTTAAGCGGGGCTATTCTGTGACTGGCATAGATATTTCCCAGGAAATGCTCGATCAATTTCGCCATAAGCTGAAGGGCAATCCTGAAAATCTGACTCTGATCCAGGCAGATGCATCCCAACTTCCCTTGCCAGATAACAGTTTCGATGTTGTCCTTACGGTTCATATGGTGCATACCGTCTCTCACTGGCAGAAATTCTTAGGTGAGGTGGAACGAGTTCTCAAACCGGGAGGATTCTATTTGAATGCCCAATGGATCACACCACCTGCCCGCATGGAGTTTGAGCATTACTTCAAAGCGTTTTTGGCGAAGGGTACCCACACACCATCTTCCACCCCCAGCCAAGAGATTAACGTAGAAGACTATTTCGGCAAAAAAGGATATCGAGCCAACTATGCAGTTGCTAAGAAATGGCTGGTGAGCAATACGGTGGAAGAGCTGCTGGGGTTTCTGCATGCTCGCGCCTACGGTTTATGTTGGCGGTCGTCTGATGAAGACTTTGAACAGGCACTAAATGAATTTGAGACGTTTTGCCTTGGGCACTATGGCTCATTAAAAACTGAAATATCGTCAGAAGCCCAGTTTGAGATATGGGCGTATCAACTCAGCTAG
- a CDS encoding pentapeptide repeat-containing protein has protein sequence MNSTQLLRDYGSGQRSFQNAYCHQIDLRGAALSQINLSGADLSQADLASTNLNGANLSCANLTDADLSQADLRSANLSQVNLIGADLSGAKLGRANLKGADLRCANLSHADFIGACLDGAELSGAELNGANITQAELSQTARHSGESHRWVTWAGGRS, from the coding sequence ATGAATTCAACTCAATTGTTACGAGACTATGGTTCTGGACAACGTAGTTTCCAGAATGCCTATTGTCATCAGATTGATCTGCGGGGTGCAGCCTTAAGTCAGATCAATTTGAGTGGGGCTGATCTGAGTCAAGCGGACTTAGCCAGTACAAACTTAAATGGTGCCAATCTGAGTTGCGCTAATTTGACAGATGCTGATTTGAGTCAGGCCGATCTGCGGAGTGCAAACTTGAGTCAGGTCAATTTGATTGGTGCTGATCTCAGTGGGGCAAAGTTGGGGCGGGCTAATCTCAAAGGTGCTGACTTGCGGTGTGCCAATCTGAGTCATGCCGATTTCATTGGGGCTTGTTTGGATGGCGCTGAATTGAGTGGGGCTGAGTTAAACGGTGCCAACATTACCCAAGCAGAATTAAGCCAAACGGCGCGGCATAGTGGTGAATCCCATCGGTGGGTTACTTGGGCCGGTGGTCGCTCCTAG